A part of Melittangium boletus DSM 14713 genomic DNA contains:
- a CDS encoding PH domain-containing protein has protein sequence MGLFDKMMGNAEVSGKSAYQVERFLGEAEQLLAVFRFMRDEIVVTDRGIFAVDVQGLTGAKKEYKYFPLKGIKYVSYESAGTFDLDADIKIGVDGNTELVNMVPVSKPLSFKIPKAQASDGERFFKLIKAAVDGKPLPKATPS, from the coding sequence ATGGGCTTGTTCGACAAGATGATGGGCAACGCGGAGGTCTCGGGGAAGTCGGCGTATCAGGTCGAGCGGTTTCTCGGAGAGGCGGAGCAGCTCCTCGCCGTGTTCCGCTTCATGCGGGATGAGATCGTCGTCACCGATCGCGGCATCTTCGCCGTCGACGTGCAGGGCCTCACGGGCGCGAAGAAGGAGTACAAGTACTTCCCCCTCAAGGGCATCAAGTACGTGTCCTATGAGAGCGCGGGCACGTTCGATCTCGACGCGGACATCAAGATTGGCGTCGACGGCAACACGGAGCTCGTCAACATGGTGCCCGTGAGCAAGCCCCTGTCCTTCAAGATTCCCAAGGCCCAGGCGTCCGACGGAGAGCGCTTCTTCAAGCTCATCAAGGCGGCGGTCGACGGAAAACCGCTCCCCAAGGCGACCCCCTCCTGA
- a CDS encoding Imm52 family immunity protein, with amino-acid sequence MSENYYLGAYWGPRKETALECARRASSFFRSLALCDPTFVQWYRGGRGVPRGSPGHVVPVEEQALEVLLAKSRNRTDEGKEIIEDLGFSQFMWNAKKNSTEFRLSCGKYSPWGGPNVCLLYPSRQSPERERLLGMEVLAQVIESMVVSWEPDFAVASSSEMVDVIQKRKGEVRVGWLTYLSRRLGTLPPLPASVRIEPVGDLGWLLILSSEPMSASNPEHVSFTARIRELLDRAGLIEIPAPA; translated from the coding sequence ATGAGTGAGAATTATTACCTCGGTGCGTATTGGGGCCCCCGCAAGGAGACTGCATTGGAGTGTGCCCGACGCGCATCATCCTTCTTTCGCTCACTCGCGCTGTGTGATCCGACGTTTGTCCAATGGTACAGAGGAGGCCGTGGTGTCCCTCGTGGCTCGCCTGGACATGTTGTTCCCGTTGAGGAGCAAGCGCTAGAAGTGCTGTTGGCGAAAAGCAGGAACCGTACAGATGAGGGAAAGGAGATCATCGAGGACCTGGGCTTCAGCCAGTTCATGTGGAACGCGAAAAAGAACAGCACGGAGTTCCGTCTCTCTTGCGGAAAATACTCTCCGTGGGGTGGGCCGAACGTTTGTCTGCTTTATCCGTCCAGGCAAAGCCCCGAGCGCGAGAGGCTTCTGGGTATGGAAGTGCTCGCCCAGGTGATTGAAAGCATGGTTGTCTCGTGGGAACCGGATTTCGCCGTGGCGAGTTCGTCCGAGATGGTCGATGTCATTCAGAAGCGCAAGGGTGAAGTCCGGGTCGGTTGGCTGACCTATCTGTCCAGGCGCTTGGGGACCCTGCCTCCGCTTCCCGCCTCCGTGCGCATCGAGCCGGTGGGGGACTTGGGCTGGCTTCTCATCCTCTCGTCCGAGCCCATGTCGGCGAGCAACCCCGAGCATGTGTCCTTCACCGCGCGCATCCGTGAACTGTTGGACCGCGCGGGGCTCATCGAAATCCCCGCTCCCGCGTAG
- a CDS encoding Tox-REase-5 domain-containing protein: MAGGNRVRSSGRDAWASLLALLLAAWSLGGLSGCATIPTASPSLSQGDAGGAGGFPESTLDAFAQVQEASGLAPESWHPAGAALYVGQARSLLGALSRTPLTQRTFAPRRVLSWMLGEVLQGGDRVEYAELRRRARRFWLLVLVRTDGCLVTALTGHPLQRMGQVRLVEGQWRVGSLVVGDFYASHGGVIFPVTGALRRANTPPVTELGLERDWLNAALDGAQDAVGEMAVALAETVLHPIRSVEGLAQLPSTVALLIASSPEYFARYGAMSREDQIREAARLSTHVLLLLGGGAGAVGRLGGLGAELPVLTLTARGELALSRVAAGVRGGPSLGVELGALSVLHMAGGTQGPAGGTGGKAGPGQWKYKKPTTNSEDALAYQEQVTGRPAWWVYMVDGVEFDGFSGTELLEAKGPGYCSFFNADGTPKYWYKNSGKFNEMLEQAGRQSKVAGRLGLPLTWHVADAKVVDFLRRFFGNEGLNNIDVKYTQPTR; encoded by the coding sequence ATGGCCGGGGGCAATCGCGTGCGCTCGTCCGGCCGTGATGCGTGGGCTTCTCTCCTCGCGTTGTTGCTGGCGGCGTGGAGCCTGGGGGGACTGAGCGGGTGCGCCACGATTCCCACTGCGTCTCCCTCGCTCTCCCAGGGGGACGCGGGAGGGGCGGGAGGCTTTCCCGAGTCGACCCTGGATGCCTTCGCCCAGGTCCAGGAGGCCAGTGGCCTGGCACCGGAGTCGTGGCATCCGGCGGGCGCGGCGCTGTACGTGGGACAGGCGCGTTCCCTCCTGGGGGCGCTGTCGAGGACGCCGCTGACGCAGCGGACCTTCGCGCCCCGGCGAGTCCTCTCGTGGATGTTGGGAGAAGTGCTCCAGGGCGGCGACCGGGTGGAGTACGCGGAACTCCGGCGGAGGGCGCGACGCTTCTGGCTCCTGGTGCTGGTGCGCACGGATGGCTGCCTGGTGACGGCGCTCACGGGACATCCCCTTCAGCGCATGGGTCAGGTGCGGTTGGTGGAGGGCCAGTGGCGGGTGGGGAGCCTCGTCGTGGGAGACTTCTATGCCTCGCACGGGGGCGTCATCTTCCCGGTAACGGGAGCCTTGCGGCGCGCGAATACGCCACCCGTCACGGAACTGGGCCTGGAGCGGGACTGGCTCAACGCGGCGTTGGATGGAGCACAAGACGCCGTGGGCGAGATGGCGGTCGCGCTCGCTGAAACCGTCCTGCATCCCATCCGGAGCGTGGAAGGCCTCGCTCAACTCCCGAGCACCGTCGCGCTCCTCATCGCCTCTTCACCCGAGTACTTCGCGCGCTACGGCGCCATGTCCCGGGAGGATCAGATCCGCGAGGCGGCGCGGTTGTCCACGCATGTCCTGCTGTTGTTGGGCGGTGGGGCCGGAGCCGTGGGACGCCTTGGGGGGCTGGGAGCGGAACTGCCCGTGCTGACCTTGACGGCACGAGGTGAACTGGCACTGAGCCGGGTGGCGGCGGGCGTCAGGGGGGGTCCCTCGCTGGGGGTGGAATTGGGGGCGCTCTCCGTGCTCCACATGGCGGGGGGGACCCAGGGGCCGGCGGGCGGTACGGGAGGCAAGGCGGGGCCCGGCCAGTGGAAGTACAAGAAGCCGACCACGAACTCCGAGGACGCATTGGCCTATCAGGAGCAGGTGACGGGGCGCCCCGCCTGGTGGGTGTACATGGTGGATGGCGTGGAGTTCGACGGCTTCTCGGGGACGGAACTGCTCGAGGCAAAGGGCCCCGGGTATTGCTCGTTCTTCAACGCGGATGGGACACCCAAGTACTGGTACAAGAACTCCGGGAAGTTCAACGAGATGCTGGAGCAGGCTGGAAGACAATCGAAGGTTGCCGGGAGGTTGGGATTGCCTCTGACGTGGCATGTCGCCGACGCCAAGGTCGTGGACTTCCTGCGTCGCTTCTTTGGAAACGAAGGCTTGAACAATATTGACGTCAAATATACTCAGCCAACTCGGTAG
- a CDS encoding HSP90 family protein, which produces MDHRFQVNLRGVIDLLSHHLYSSPGVFVRELLQNATDASRARRNLEPAHQGEVRVELIEKQDGGPPTLLFQDDGVGLTEEELHRFLATIGESSKREALEAHRGDFIGQFGIGLLSCFMVCDELLVVTRSVKAEGRETWEWRGRQDGTYSVRPSEHPLARPGTQVFLIARPDAAEYFTHERVRQLALHYGSLLPFPLQLTAHGRTEHLNPTPPPWRRAYESAAERRQALLAHGREVFGMDFVDCVPLRAEAGQVEGVAYVLPFSPHFQSRQTHRVYLKDMLLTERAENLLPQWAFFVRCVVNAQGLRPTASREAFYEDATLASARDALGQCLRQYLVDLATHEPRTLQRLIALHGLSVKALALDDDDFYRLVIHWLPFETTLGMMTLEHYRQGSPTVRYVTTLDTFRQVSRVAAAQGLCIINAAYTHDAALLEKLPRVLPNARVEVFSAAQLPQGLEELTAEEHEGVARLRRIAEEALESFGCEVSLKKFLPAEVPTLYGDVEEGAFQRDLERAREESDSLYASLLEGTQDKAPPQERPQLCFNLRNPVIRRLARVRDTAQLRLSVEMLYVQALLLGHRPLNAREMALLNRGLLGLIESRLGDDEDTGSLH; this is translated from the coding sequence GTGGATCATCGCTTCCAGGTCAATCTCCGAGGGGTCATCGACCTCCTCTCCCATCACCTCTACAGCTCGCCCGGGGTGTTCGTCCGCGAGCTGCTCCAGAACGCCACCGACGCCTCGCGCGCTCGGAGGAACCTCGAGCCCGCCCACCAAGGAGAGGTGCGCGTGGAACTCATCGAGAAACAGGATGGAGGCCCGCCCACCCTGCTCTTCCAGGACGATGGCGTGGGGCTGACGGAGGAGGAGCTGCACCGCTTCCTGGCCACCATCGGCGAGAGTTCCAAGCGCGAGGCCCTGGAAGCCCACCGAGGGGACTTCATCGGCCAGTTCGGCATTGGCCTGCTGTCCTGCTTCATGGTGTGTGACGAGTTGCTGGTCGTGACGCGCTCGGTCAAGGCGGAAGGGAGAGAGACGTGGGAATGGAGGGGCCGGCAGGACGGCACCTATTCCGTGCGTCCGTCCGAGCACCCCCTGGCCCGGCCCGGCACCCAGGTCTTCCTCATCGCCCGTCCGGACGCCGCCGAGTACTTCACGCACGAGCGCGTGCGCCAGCTCGCCCTCCACTATGGAAGCCTGCTGCCCTTCCCCCTCCAGCTCACCGCCCACGGCCGCACCGAGCACCTCAACCCCACGCCGCCGCCCTGGCGCCGCGCGTACGAGAGCGCGGCCGAGCGGCGCCAGGCCCTGCTGGCCCATGGACGCGAGGTGTTCGGCATGGACTTCGTGGACTGCGTCCCGCTGCGCGCGGAGGCCGGGCAGGTGGAGGGCGTGGCCTATGTGCTGCCCTTCTCGCCCCACTTCCAATCACGCCAGACGCACCGCGTGTACCTCAAGGACATGCTCTTGACCGAGCGCGCGGAGAACCTGCTGCCCCAGTGGGCCTTCTTCGTGCGCTGCGTGGTGAACGCCCAGGGGCTGCGTCCCACCGCCAGCCGCGAGGCCTTCTACGAGGACGCCACGCTCGCGAGCGCCCGTGACGCGCTGGGGCAATGCCTGCGCCAGTACCTGGTGGACCTGGCCACGCACGAGCCGCGCACCCTGCAACGGCTCATCGCCCTGCACGGCCTGTCGGTGAAGGCGCTCGCCCTGGACGACGACGACTTCTACCGGCTCGTCATCCACTGGCTGCCCTTCGAGACGACCCTGGGGATGATGACGCTCGAGCACTACCGCCAGGGCTCGCCCACGGTGCGCTACGTCACCACGCTGGACACCTTCCGCCAGGTGTCTCGCGTGGCCGCGGCCCAGGGGTTGTGCATCATCAACGCCGCCTACACCCACGACGCGGCGCTCCTGGAGAAGTTGCCCCGAGTGCTGCCCAACGCACGAGTGGAAGTCTTCTCCGCGGCCCAGTTGCCCCAGGGCCTCGAGGAGCTGACGGCCGAGGAGCATGAGGGGGTGGCCCGGCTGCGGCGGATCGCCGAGGAGGCGCTGGAGTCGTTCGGGTGTGAGGTGAGCCTCAAGAAGTTCCTCCCCGCCGAGGTGCCCACGCTCTACGGGGACGTGGAGGAAGGCGCCTTCCAGCGAGACCTGGAGCGCGCGCGCGAGGAGTCGGACTCCCTCTATGCCTCGCTGCTCGAGGGCACCCAGGACAAGGCCCCGCCCCAGGAGCGGCCCCAGTTGTGCTTCAACCTGCGCAATCCGGTGATCCGCCGGCTCGCCCGGGTCCGAGACACCGCGCAGCTCCGGCTGTCGGTGGAAATGCTCTACGTGCAGGCGCTCCTCCTGGGACACCGCCCGCTCAACGCCCGGGAGATGGCGCTGCTCAACCGGGGCCTGCTCGGCCTCATCGAGTCGCGCCTGGGTGACGACGAAGACACCGGGAGCCTGCATTGA
- a CDS encoding TonB-dependent receptor translates to MSVRRVLAWCVLLLLWGTSAGAQGTAVLVGRVSNAADKKPLQDAVVTATSPSLQGEQVVVTDASGEYRVPQLPPGVYTLRVEREGFRILTRSDIQLRIDRTIRFNVELLPEQGLSEEVVVVARPPTVDIGSSAQGVSVDSSLLRNLALNRPGSKGSASRSFESLAELAPGAQEDAYGVSINGSTSPESQYVVDGLSVNDPSVGTIGTPLSVEFVKEVNVITGGYMPEYGRSTGGVLNVVTKSGSNEFHGSFFGNIAPGFLQSSGLEIQRAGSVISAKGTPWNQGDLGFEIGGPILKDKLWFYAGAAPAFNRIQVTRQLSALDLCTEVNPDIGCAKVGDARKDPTTGFQLATPIAGTQVSRFADERTLQYIGKLTYNFNQDHTLSLSVYGTPTRSGGPGRYSFSRDGAPEVCSGLSCTSYVQGSYESIATQRTGGALDIVAKQSSSFFNKELLIDATVGWHHQNASTLPSDGSGLSSGQGLSAQPTINWRRTRNPGYHTITEFESLEDPSVCNAPGLPEGARCPVSAYSTGGPGTIQISELSRYQGKVLGTYLLNALGHHVFKAGFDAEGASFYNNRARTGLAPWYECTDGSCFYTLNQYGYLEAPDQPVFLASKEGTSTSLTLGGFVQDSWSIFDKVTLNVGGRYDTQTLWGLDGKMGLNLPNQWSPRLGLIYDFTQQGRSKLYVNYARFYENVPLDMADLSFPQQRLLSTTLNASCNPSDPAALAPGGACNVDGNRQVIGNPESPSQYWNAEGGDRVPVDPNIRAQSSDEFVVGAEYEIIVGRLGLSYTKRYLNDVIEDMSRDDGSTFFLGNPGKGTSSDFPLARRDYDAVNVYYTKAFANSWLAQVSYTWSSLRGNYSGLFRADTGQLSPNLTRDFDLLSLTVNRDGPLPGDRTHAFKAFGAKEFRVSRDLSIDVGGGYRARSGSPINYLGYHPRRSGAETFILPRGSGGRLPWVHNLDGHVGLSQRLGGDYTLSVSLDVFNLFNFQQVTDVDQVFTFTRVLPLEQGEKAANVESCREAGNPECLVKASGTNTPITSADINPNYKRPIAYQAPRSVRFGVKLSF, encoded by the coding sequence CTGTCCGTTCGACGCGTGCTCGCGTGGTGTGTGTTATTGCTTTTGTGGGGCACCAGCGCAGGGGCGCAAGGCACGGCGGTCCTCGTCGGCAGGGTGAGCAACGCGGCCGACAAGAAGCCCCTGCAGGACGCGGTGGTGACGGCCACGTCGCCGAGCCTCCAGGGCGAGCAGGTGGTGGTGACGGACGCGAGCGGTGAGTACCGCGTTCCGCAGTTGCCGCCGGGCGTCTACACGCTCCGGGTGGAGCGCGAGGGCTTTCGCATCCTCACGCGCTCGGACATCCAGCTGCGCATCGATCGCACCATCCGCTTCAACGTGGAGCTGCTGCCCGAGCAGGGTCTGAGCGAGGAAGTGGTCGTCGTGGCCCGGCCTCCCACGGTGGACATCGGCTCGAGCGCGCAGGGCGTGAGCGTGGATTCCAGCCTGTTGCGCAACCTCGCGTTGAACCGGCCAGGCTCCAAGGGCTCGGCGTCGCGCTCCTTCGAGTCCCTGGCCGAGCTGGCCCCGGGCGCGCAGGAAGACGCCTACGGCGTGAGCATCAACGGGAGCACCTCGCCCGAGAGCCAGTACGTGGTGGACGGCCTGTCCGTGAACGATCCCTCGGTGGGCACCATCGGCACGCCCCTGTCGGTGGAGTTCGTCAAGGAGGTCAACGTCATCACGGGTGGCTACATGCCCGAGTATGGCCGCTCCACGGGCGGCGTGCTGAACGTGGTCACCAAGTCCGGCTCCAATGAGTTTCATGGCTCCTTCTTCGGCAACATCGCCCCGGGCTTCCTGCAGTCGTCGGGGTTGGAGATCCAGCGGGCGGGCAGCGTCATCTCCGCCAAGGGAACGCCCTGGAACCAGGGGGACCTGGGCTTCGAGATCGGCGGACCCATCCTCAAGGACAAGCTCTGGTTCTACGCGGGAGCCGCGCCCGCCTTCAATCGCATCCAGGTGACGCGGCAGCTCAGCGCCCTCGACCTGTGCACCGAGGTCAATCCCGACATCGGCTGCGCGAAGGTCGGGGATGCCCGGAAGGATCCCACCACGGGCTTCCAACTCGCCACGCCCATCGCGGGCACGCAGGTGAGCCGCTTCGCGGATGAGCGGACGCTCCAGTACATCGGCAAGCTCACCTACAACTTCAACCAGGATCACACCCTGTCCCTGTCGGTGTACGGCACGCCCACGCGCTCGGGCGGACCGGGCCGTTACTCGTTCAGCCGGGACGGCGCGCCCGAGGTGTGCTCGGGTTTGTCCTGTACCTCGTACGTCCAGGGCTCCTACGAGTCCATCGCCACCCAGCGCACGGGCGGCGCGCTGGACATCGTGGCCAAGCAGTCCTCGTCCTTCTTCAACAAGGAACTCCTCATCGACGCGACGGTGGGCTGGCACCACCAGAACGCCTCCACGCTGCCCTCGGATGGCTCGGGGCTGTCCTCCGGGCAGGGCCTGTCCGCCCAGCCCACCATCAACTGGCGGCGCACGCGCAACCCGGGCTACCACACCATCACCGAGTTCGAGTCCCTGGAGGACCCCTCCGTCTGTAACGCGCCTGGGCTGCCCGAGGGCGCCCGTTGTCCCGTCAGCGCGTACTCGACGGGTGGACCGGGCACCATCCAGATCTCGGAGCTGAGCCGCTACCAGGGCAAGGTGCTGGGCACCTACCTGCTCAACGCGCTCGGCCACCATGTCTTCAAGGCGGGCTTCGACGCCGAGGGCGCCAGCTTCTACAACAACCGCGCGCGCACGGGCCTCGCGCCCTGGTACGAGTGCACCGACGGCTCGTGCTTCTACACGCTCAACCAGTACGGCTACCTGGAGGCGCCGGATCAGCCCGTGTTCCTCGCGTCGAAGGAAGGCACCTCCACCTCGCTCACCCTGGGCGGCTTCGTCCAGGACAGCTGGTCCATCTTCGACAAGGTCACGCTCAACGTGGGCGGCCGCTATGACACGCAGACGCTCTGGGGACTCGACGGCAAGATGGGCCTGAACCTGCCCAACCAGTGGTCGCCCCGCCTGGGCCTCATCTACGACTTCACGCAGCAGGGCCGCTCGAAGCTCTACGTCAACTACGCGCGCTTCTACGAGAACGTCCCGCTCGACATGGCCGACCTGTCCTTCCCCCAGCAGCGGCTGCTGTCGACCACGTTGAACGCCTCCTGCAACCCCTCGGATCCGGCGGCCCTGGCGCCCGGCGGGGCCTGCAACGTGGATGGCAACCGCCAGGTCATCGGCAACCCGGAGAGCCCCAGCCAGTACTGGAACGCCGAGGGCGGCGACCGCGTGCCCGTGGACCCCAACATCCGCGCCCAGTCCAGTGACGAGTTCGTGGTGGGCGCCGAGTACGAGATCATCGTCGGACGCCTGGGCCTGTCCTACACCAAGCGCTACCTCAACGACGTCATCGAGGACATGAGCCGCGACGACGGCAGCACCTTCTTCCTGGGCAACCCGGGCAAGGGCACCTCGTCGGACTTCCCGCTGGCGCGCCGCGACTACGACGCTGTGAACGTCTACTACACCAAGGCCTTCGCGAACTCGTGGCTGGCCCAGGTGAGCTACACGTGGTCCTCGCTGCGCGGCAACTACTCGGGGCTCTTCCGCGCGGACACCGGCCAGTTGTCGCCCAACCTGACGCGCGACTTCGACCTGCTGTCGCTCACCGTGAATCGCGATGGTCCGCTGCCGGGGGATCGCACGCACGCCTTCAAGGCCTTTGGTGCCAAGGAGTTCCGCGTGTCCAGGGACCTGAGCATCGACGTGGGCGGTGGGTACCGGGCGCGCTCGGGCTCGCCCATCAACTACCTGGGCTATCACCCCCGGCGCAGCGGCGCCGAGACGTTCATCCTCCCGCGTGGCAGCGGTGGCCGACTGCCCTGGGTCCACAACCTCGATGGGCACGTGGGCTTGAGCCAGCGGCTCGGAGGCGACTACACGCTGAGCGTGTCGCTGGATGTCTTCAACCTCTTCAACTTCCAGCAGGTGACGGACGTGGACCAGGTCTTCACCTTCACCCGCGTCCTGCCGCTCGAGCAGGGCGAGAAGGCCGCGAACGTGGAGAGCTGCCGCGAGGCGGGCAACCCCGAGTGCCTTGTGAAGGCCTCGGGCACGAACACCCCCATCACCTCCGCGGACATCAACCCCAACTACAAGCGCCCCATCGCCTATCAGGCACCGCGCTCCGTCCGCTTTGGCGTGAAGCTGAGCTTCTAG
- a CDS encoding Tex family protein, with product MHVYAIELSKELGLKPEQVDRTLALSADGATVPFIARYRKEVTGGLDEVQIQAILDGAAAREELDARRETILRSIESQGKLTPELTQALQRAKTRTELEDLYLPYKPKRRTRAAIARERGLEPLADLLWKQEGARGEDVAARVRPFINADKDVPDRDAALAGARDICAERVAEDAGLRRGARELCVNKGRLRSAVVAAKKGEATKFDNYANHEEDLSKAPSHRILALLRGETEEVLRIQLALPDDEVKGSLVSRVVTKSQSPFASELRAAVEDSWERLMGPSIESELRNELKERADREAITVFGQNLRHLLLSAPAGGRPVLALDPGLRTGVKATMLDGTGKLVESATLYTERGANERATAARQCGAIIQKHKPELIAVGNGTGSREAEGFVREVLKVLGLQVPVVSVSEQGASIYSASEVAREEFPDLDVSLRGAVSIGRRLQDPLAELVKIDPKSIGVGQYQHDVDQAQLKKKLGEVVDSCVNAVGVDVNTASPQLLEHVSGIGPTLAKKIVTHRAAKGRFTTRREILKVSGLGPKTFEQAAGFLRVHGTEPLDASAVHPERYGVVERMAKDLGVDVKQLVGNVSLVRKIDPKRYLGPDLGDMTLKDILAELEKPSRDPRGDFTAPSYREDLQKLEDVKEGMVLQGVVTNVTAFGAFVDVGVHQDGLVHVSQLSTRFIKDPSEAVKVGDRLTVKVVSVDLARKRLGLSVRALTEGTPASAPSAPRSSSSGPSPRAPSHAQGGQKTAPPKPSAEPFNNPFSKLKR from the coding sequence ATGCACGTCTACGCCATCGAGCTGTCGAAGGAACTGGGTCTCAAGCCCGAGCAGGTGGATCGCACCCTGGCGCTGAGCGCCGATGGGGCGACGGTCCCGTTCATCGCCCGCTATCGCAAGGAGGTCACCGGCGGCCTCGACGAGGTGCAGATCCAGGCCATCCTGGACGGGGCCGCCGCGCGCGAGGAGCTGGACGCGCGCCGGGAGACGATCCTGCGCTCCATCGAGAGCCAGGGAAAGCTTACCCCCGAGCTGACCCAGGCCCTTCAGCGGGCGAAGACGCGCACGGAGCTGGAGGATCTGTACCTGCCCTACAAGCCCAAGCGCCGCACCCGTGCCGCCATCGCCCGGGAGCGAGGGCTGGAGCCGCTGGCCGATCTGCTCTGGAAGCAGGAGGGCGCCCGGGGCGAGGACGTGGCCGCCCGGGTGCGTCCGTTCATCAACGCCGACAAGGACGTGCCGGACCGGGACGCGGCGCTCGCGGGCGCGCGCGACATCTGCGCCGAGCGCGTGGCCGAGGACGCGGGCCTGCGCCGAGGCGCGCGCGAGCTGTGCGTGAACAAGGGCCGTCTGCGCTCGGCCGTCGTGGCCGCCAAGAAGGGCGAGGCCACCAAGTTCGACAATTACGCCAACCACGAGGAGGACCTGTCCAAGGCGCCCTCGCACCGCATCCTCGCGCTCTTGCGCGGCGAGACCGAGGAAGTGCTGCGCATCCAGCTCGCCCTGCCGGATGACGAGGTGAAGGGCTCGCTGGTGTCTCGCGTGGTGACGAAGTCCCAGTCCCCGTTCGCCTCCGAGCTGCGCGCCGCGGTGGAGGACTCCTGGGAGCGGCTGATGGGGCCCTCGATCGAGTCCGAGCTGCGCAACGAGCTCAAGGAGCGCGCGGACCGTGAAGCCATCACCGTCTTCGGGCAGAACCTGCGCCACCTGCTCCTGTCCGCGCCCGCGGGGGGACGGCCGGTGCTCGCGCTCGACCCGGGCCTGCGCACGGGCGTCAAGGCCACCATGCTGGATGGCACGGGCAAGCTCGTGGAGTCCGCCACGCTCTACACCGAGCGCGGCGCCAACGAGCGCGCCACCGCCGCCCGGCAGTGCGGCGCCATCATCCAGAAGCACAAGCCCGAGCTCATCGCCGTGGGCAACGGCACGGGCAGCCGCGAGGCGGAGGGCTTCGTGCGCGAGGTGCTCAAGGTGCTCGGGCTCCAGGTGCCCGTGGTGTCCGTGAGCGAGCAGGGGGCCTCCATCTACTCGGCCTCCGAGGTGGCGCGCGAGGAGTTCCCCGACCTGGACGTGTCGCTGCGCGGCGCGGTGTCCATCGGCCGGCGCCTGCAGGATCCCCTCGCGGAGCTGGTGAAGATCGATCCCAAGAGCATCGGCGTGGGCCAGTACCAGCACGACGTGGACCAGGCGCAGCTCAAGAAGAAGCTGGGCGAGGTGGTGGACTCGTGCGTCAACGCGGTGGGCGTGGACGTGAACACCGCGTCGCCGCAGTTGCTCGAGCACGTGTCCGGCATCGGCCCCACGCTCGCCAAGAAGATCGTCACCCACCGCGCCGCCAAGGGACGCTTCACCACGCGCCGGGAAATCCTCAAGGTGAGCGGGCTGGGGCCGAAGACGTTCGAGCAGGCGGCGGGCTTCCTGCGCGTGCATGGCACCGAGCCCCTGGACGCGAGCGCCGTGCACCCCGAGCGCTACGGCGTCGTCGAGCGCATGGCGAAGGACCTGGGAGTGGACGTGAAGCAACTGGTGGGCAACGTCTCGCTCGTGCGGAAGATCGATCCCAAGCGCTACCTGGGGCCGGACCTGGGTGACATGACGCTCAAGGACATCCTCGCCGAGCTGGAGAAGCCCAGCCGGGACCCTCGGGGTGACTTCACCGCGCCCTCCTACCGCGAGGACTTGCAGAAGCTGGAGGACGTGAAGGAGGGCATGGTGTTGCAGGGCGTCGTCACCAACGTCACCGCCTTCGGGGCCTTCGTGGACGTGGGCGTGCACCAGGATGGGCTCGTCCACGTGTCCCAGTTGTCCACCCGCTTCATCAAGGATCCGTCCGAGGCCGTGAAGGTGGGCGACCGGCTCACCGTGAAGGTCGTGAGCGTGGACCTGGCGCGCAAGCGGCTCGGGCTGTCCGTGCGCGCCCTCACCGAGGGCACTCCGGCGTCGGCTCCCAGCGCGCCCCGTTCCTCCTCGAGCGGTCCCTCCCCCCGGGCGCCCTCCCATGCCCAGGGTGGCCAGAAGACCGCTCCCCCGAAGCCCTCGGCCGAGCCCTTCAACAATCCGTTCAGCAAGCTCAAGCGCTGA
- a CDS encoding aldo/keto reductase family protein yields the protein MNFRSLGRSGLKVSEISYGNWLTHGSQVEEDAALACVRAALDEGITTFDTADVYAATRAESVLGRALKGQRREGLEILTKVYWPTGPGPNDRGLSRKHILESINGSLKRLQTDYVDLYQAHRYDHETPLEETMQAFADVVRQGKALYIGVSEWTAEQLHEGVKLARQLGIQLVSNQPQYSMLWRVIEAKVVPASRELGVGQVVFSPIAQGVLTGKYKPGQKPPEGSRATDQKGGSGFVQRFLRDDVLTRVQQLQPVADGAGLSLAQLAVAWVLQNPNVSSAIIGASRPEQVKENVKASGVTLSAEVLRRIEEIIGPIAERDPAKTVSPEKRP from the coding sequence ATGAACTTCCGATCCCTGGGCAGAAGTGGTTTGAAGGTCAGTGAAATCTCCTACGGCAACTGGTTGACCCATGGTTCCCAGGTCGAGGAGGACGCGGCGCTCGCCTGCGTGCGTGCCGCCCTGGACGAGGGCATCACCACGTTCGACACCGCGGATGTCTACGCGGCCACCCGTGCCGAGTCCGTGCTCGGCCGGGCCCTCAAGGGTCAGCGCCGCGAGGGCCTGGAAATCCTCACCAAGGTGTACTGGCCCACGGGTCCCGGTCCCAATGACCGGGGTCTGTCGCGCAAGCACATCCTCGAGTCCATCAACGGCTCGCTCAAGCGGCTGCAGACGGACTACGTGGACCTCTACCAGGCGCACCGCTACGACCATGAGACGCCGCTCGAGGAGACGATGCAGGCCTTCGCCGACGTCGTCCGTCAGGGCAAGGCGCTCTACATCGGCGTGTCCGAGTGGACGGCCGAGCAGTTGCACGAGGGCGTGAAGCTGGCCCGGCAGCTCGGCATCCAGCTCGTCTCCAACCAGCCCCAGTACTCCATGCTGTGGCGGGTCATCGAGGCCAAGGTGGTGCCGGCGTCGCGGGAGCTGGGGGTGGGGCAGGTGGTCTTCTCGCCCATCGCGCAGGGCGTGCTCACCGGCAAGTACAAGCCGGGCCAGAAGCCGCCCGAGGGCAGCCGCGCCACGGATCAGAAGGGGGGCTCCGGCTTCGTCCAGCGCTTCTTGCGCGATGATGTCCTCACGCGCGTGCAGCAGCTCCAGCCGGTGGCGGACGGGGCCGGGCTGTCCCTGGCCCAGCTCGCCGTGGCGTGGGTGCTGCAGAACCCGAACGTCTCCTCGGCCATCATCGGCGCCTCGCGGCCCGAACAGGTGAAGGAGAACGTGAAGGCCTCGGGGGTGACGCTGAGCGCGGAGGTGCTGCGCCGCATCGAGGAGATCATCGGCCCCATCGCCGAGCGGGATCCCGCCAAGACGGTCAGCCCCGAGAAGCGGCCGTGA